In one Culex quinquefasciatus strain JHB chromosome 2, VPISU_Cqui_1.0_pri_paternal, whole genome shotgun sequence genomic region, the following are encoded:
- the LOC6031765 gene encoding myosin heavy chain, muscle isoform X18, producing the protein MPKPVVQVGDDPDPSEWLFISLEQKRIDQSKPYDAKKACWVPDEKEGFVLGEIKATKGELVTVGIPGGETKDFKKDLVGQVNPPKYEKCEDMSNLTYLNDASVLHNLRERYRAKLIYTYSGLFCVVINPYKRWPLYTMRVAKMYRGKRRNEVPPHLFAVSDGAYVNMLTNHENQSMLITGESGAGKTENTKKVIAYFATIGASSKKSAEEEKKISLEDQVVQTNPVLEAYGNAKTVRNDNSSRFGKFIRIHFTGSGKLGGADIETYLLEKARVISQQTLERSYHIFYQMMSGSVKGLKEICFLSNNIHDYHIVSQGKTTIPSVDDGEEMQITDEAFNILGFTQEEKDNIYRITAAVMHMGGMKFKQKGREEQAEADGTEEGDRVAKLLGCVTEDLYKNLLKPRIKVGTEFVTKGQNKDQVTNAVGALCKGIFDRLFKWLVKKCNETLDTKQKRAQFIGVLDIAGFEIFDYNGFEQLCINFTNEKLQQFFNHHMFVLEQEEYKKEGINWAFIDFGMDLLACIDLIEKPMGILSILEEESMFPKATDQTFAEKLMNNHLGKSAPFQKPRPPKPGCQAGHFAIGHYAGCVSYNITGWLEKNKDPLNDTVVDQFKKGKNALIVEIFADHPGQSGGGDAGGKGGRGKKGAGFATVSSSYKEQLNNLMTTLKSTQPHFVRCIIPNELKQTGLIDAHLVMHQLTCNGVLEGIRICRKGFPNRMMYPDFKLRYLILAPAAMMAEKEGKNAAQKCFDAIGLDPESYRIGHTKVFFRAGVLGQMEEFRDDRLSKIMTWMQSWIRGYLSRRSFKKMQEQRVSLEIVQRNLRKYMKLRTWAWWKLWQKVKPLLNVSRVEDQIAKLEETAKKAQDDLEKETKLRQELEALNSKLLAEKTALLDSLSGEKGALQDFQEKTAKLQAQKADVENQLRDTQERLTQEEDARNQLFQQKKKLEQEISGQKKDAEDLELQIQKIEQDKASKDHQIRNLNDEIAHQDELINKLNKEKKMSGEVNQKTAEELQAAEDKVNHLNKVKAKLEQTLDELEDSLEREKKLRGDVEKAKRKVEGDLKLTQEAVADLERNKKELEQTIMRKDKEISALSAKLEDEQSLVGKLQKQIKELQGRIEELEEEVEAERQARAKAEKQRADLARELEELGERLEEAGGATSAQIELNKKREAELAKLRRDLEESNIQHEGTLANLRKKHNDAVAEMAEQVDQLNKLKTKAEKERGQYFAELNDSRLSLDHLANEKASQEKIAKQLQHTLNEVQGKLDETNRTLNDFDTSKKKLSIENSDLLRQLEDAESQVSQLSKIKISLTQQLEDTKRLADEESRERATLLGKFRNLEHDLDSLREQVEEEAEGKGDIQRQLSKANAEAQLWRTKYESEGVARAEELEEAKRKLQARLAEAEETIESLNQKCIALEKTKQRLSTEVEDLQLEVDRATSIANSAEKKQKAFDKIIGEWKLKVDDLAAELDASQKECRNYSTELFRLKGAYEEGQEQLEAVRRENKNLADEVKDLLDQIGEGGRNIHEIEKSRKRLEAEKDELQAALEEAEAALEQEENKVLRAQLELSQVRQEIDRRIQEKEEEFENTRKNHQRALDSMQASLEAEAKGKAEALRMKKKLEADINELEIALDHANKANAEAQKNIKRYQQQMKDVQSALEEEQRARDDAREQLGISERRANALQNELEESRTLLEQADRGRRQAEQELGDAHEQLNDVSAQNASIAAAKRKLESELQTLHSDLDELLNEAKNSEEKAKKAMVDAARLADELRAEQDHAQSQEKMRKALEQQIKELQVRLDDAETNALKGGKKAIQKLEQRVRELEAELDSEQRRHTDAQKNLRKSERRIKELTFQSEEDRKNHERMQDLVDKLQQKIKTYKRQIEEAEEIAALNLAKFRKAQQELEEAEERADIAEQTATKFRTKGGRAGSVQRGASPAPQRQSAMPSLAALGLPTFDDHAF; encoded by the exons ATGCCGAAGCCAGTTGTCCAAGTCGGTGACGACCCCGACCCAAGCGAGTGGCTGTTCATTTCGCTGGAGCAGAAGCGTATCGATCAGAGCAAGCCGTACGATGCCAAGAAGGCGTGCTGGGTGCCCGACGAGAAGGAGGGCTTTGTCCTCGGTGAAATCAAGGCCACCAAGGGTGAGCTGGTCACCGTTGGCATTCCCGGAGGCGAG ACCAAGGATTTCAAGAAGGATCTGGTCGGCCAGGTCAACCCGCCCAAATACGAGAAATGCGAGGATATGTCTAACTTGACCTATCTTAACGATGCCTCTGTCTTGCATAACCTGCGCGAGCGTTATCGTGCCAAGCTGATCTAC ACCTACTCTGGCTTGTTCTGCGTTGTCATCAATCCTTACAAGCGTTGGCCGCTGTACACCATGCGTGTCGCCAAGATGTACCGTGGCAAGCGTCGTAATGAGGTCCCGCCCCATCTGTTCGCCGTTTCTGACGGTGCCTACGTCAACATGTTGACCAACCACGAGAACCAGTCTATGTTGATTACCGGTGAGTCTGGTGCCGGAAAGACTGAGAACACCAAGAAGGTCATTGCGTACTTCGCCACCATTGGTGCCTCGAGCAAGAAGAGCGCTGAAGAGGAGAAGAAGATCTCCCTGGAAGATCAGGTCGTCCAGACCAATCCCGTCCTGGAAGCCTACGGTAACGCCAAGACCGTCCGTAACGATAACTCGTCTCGTTTC GGTAAATTCATCCGTATCCACTTTACTGGCTCTGGTAAGCTGGGTGGTGCTGATATTGAAACTTACCTGCTGGAGAAGGCCCGTGTCATCTCCCAGCAGACTCTGGAACGCTCCTACCACATCTTCTACCAGATGATGTCCGGCTCGGTCAAGGGACTGAAAG AGATCTGTTTCCTCTCCAACAACATCCATGACTACCATATCGTATCGCAGGGAAAAACCACTATTCCAAGCGTTGACGACGGAGAAGAAATGCAGATCACCGAT GAAGCCTTCAACATCCTGGGCTTCACTCAGGAGGAGAAGGACAACATCTACAGGATTACCGCCGCTGTCATGCACATGGGTGGCATGAAGTTCAAGCAAAAGGGTCGCGAAGAGCAGGCTGAAGCCGACGGCACTGAAGAGGGTGATCGCGTCGCTAAGCTGCTGGGTTGCGTCACTGAGGATCTGTACAAGAACCTGCTGAAGCCCCGCATCAAGGTCGGTACCGAGTTCGTCACCAAGGGTCAGAACAAGGACCAGGTCACCAACGCCGTCGGTGCTCTCTGCAAGGGTATCTTCGATCGTCTGTTCAAGTGGCTGGTCAAGAAGTGTAACGAGACTCTGGACACCAAGCAGAAGCGCGCTCAGTTCATTGGTGTGCTTGATATTGCTGGATTCGAGATCTTCGAC TACAACGGTTTCGAGCAGCTGTGTATTAACTTCACCAACGAGAAGCTGCAGCAGTTCTTCAATCACCACATGTTCGTCCTGGAACAGGAAGAATACAAGAAAGAGGGTATTAACTGGGCCTTCATTGATTTCGGTATGGACTTGCTGGCCTGTATCGATCTGATTGAAAAG CCCATGGGTATCCTGTCCATTCTTGAGGAAGAGTCTATGTTCCCCAAGGCTACCGATCAGACCTTTGCTGAGAAGCTGATGAACAACCACTTGGGCAAGTCTGCTCCGTTCCAGAAGCCCAGGCCACCAAAGCCAGGTTGCCAGGCCGGCCACTTCGCCATCGGTCACTACGCCGGTTGTGTGTCGTACAACATCACCGGATGGCTTGAGAAGAACAAGGATCCCCTGAACGACACTGTCGTCGACCAGTTCAAGAAGGGAAAGAACGCGTTGATCGTTGAGATCTTCGCTGATCACCCCGGACAGTCCGGTGGTGGCGACGCTGGCGGCAAGGGTGGACGTGGTAAGAAGGGTGCTGGTTTCGCCACTGTCTCCTCGTCCTACAAGGAGCAGCTGAACAACCTGATGACCACTCTGAAGTCTACTCAGCCTCACTTCGTCCGTTGTATCATTCCCAACGAGTTGAAGCAGACCGGCCTTATCGATGCTCACTTGGTTATGCACCAGCTGACCTGTAACGGTGTGCTTGAAGGTATCCGTATTTGCCGTAAGGGCTTCCCGAACAGGATGATGTACCCTGACTTCAAGCTGCG TTATCTTATCCTGGCCCCTGCTGCCATGATGGCTGAAAAGGAGGGCAAGAATGCCGCTCAGAAGTGTTTCGATGCTATCGGTCTGGATCCTGAGTCTTACCGTATTGGTCACACCAAG GTCTTCTTCCGTGCCGGTGTCCTGGGTCAGATGGAGGAGTTCCGTGACGATCGTCTGTCCAAGATCATGACCTGGATGCAGTCCTGGATCCGTGGCTACCTGTCCCGCAGGTCTTTCAAGAAGATGCAGGAGCAGCGCGTCTCCCTGGAGATTGTCCAGCGTAACCTGCGCAAGTACATGAAGCTGCGTACCTGGGCCTGGTGGAAGCTGTGGCAGAAGGTTAAGCCTCTGCTTAACGTTTCCCGCGTTGAGGACCAGATCGCG AAACTGGAAGAGACCGCCAAGAAGGCTCAGGATGACTTGGAGAAGGAAACCAAGCTCCGTCAGGAACTGGAGGCTCTGAACAGCAAGCTGCTGGCTGAGAAGACCGCTCTGTTGGATTCTCTGTCCGGTGAGAAGGGTGCTCTCCAGGATTTCCAGGAGAAGACCGCCAAGCTCCAGGCCCAGAAGGCCGACGTTGAGAACCAGCTGCGCGACACCCAGGAGCGCCTGACTCAGGAGGAAGATGCCCGCAACCAGCTCTTCCAGCAGAAGAAGAAGTTGGAGCAGGAGATCTCTGGCCAGAAGAAGGATGCTGAGGATCTGGAACTGCAGATCCAGAAGATCGAGCAGGACAAGGCCTCCAAGGATCACCAGATCCGCAACTTGAACGATGAGATCGCCCACCAGGACGAGCTGATCAACAAGCTGAACAAGGAGAAGAAGATGTCTGGTGAGGTCAACCAGAAGACCGCTGAGGAGCTCCAGGCTGCCGAAGATAAGGTCAACCACCTGAACAAGGTTAAGGCCAAGCTGGAGCAGACTCTGGATGAGCTGGAGGACTCTCTGGAGCGCGAGAAGAAGCTGCGCGGTGATGTTGAGAAGGCTAAGCGCAAGGTTGAGGGTGACCTGAAGCTGACTCAGGAAGCCGTCGCTGATCTGGAGCGCAACAAGAAGGAGCTTGAGCAGACCATCATGCGCAAGGACAAGGAAATCTCTGCCTTGTCTGCTAAGCTGGAGGACGAACAGTCCCTGGTTGGCAAGCTGCAGAAGCAGATCAAGGAACTGCAGGGCCGCATTGAGGAGCTCGAGGAGGAAGTCGAGGCTGAGCGCCAGGCTCGTGCCAAGGCTGAGAAGCAGCGCGCCGATCTGGCCCGCGAACTCGAGGAACTGGGTGAGCGTCTGGAGGAAGCCGGTGGTGCCACCTCGGCCCAGATTGAGCTGAACAAGAAGCGTGAGGCTGAGCTCGCCAAGCTGCGTCGCGACTTGGAGGAGTCCAACATCCAGCATGAGGGAACTCTGGCTAACCTGCGCAAGAAGCACAACGATGCCGTCGCCGAGATGGCTGAGCAGGTCGACCAGCTGAACAAGCTGAAGACCAA AGCTGAAAAAGAGAGAGGCCAATACTTCGCTGAACTGAACGACTCCCGTCTCAGTTTAGATCATCTGGCTAATGAGAAG GCTTCCCAGGAGAAGATCGCCAAGCAGCTGCAGCACACTCTGAACGAAGTTCAGGGCAAGCTGGACGAAACCAACCGCACTCTGAACGACTTCGACACGTCCAAGAAGAAGCTGTCCATTGAGAACTCTGACCTGCTCCGCCAGTTGGAGGATGCCGAGTCTCAGGTTTCGCAGCTCAGCAAGATCAAGATCTCGCTCACTCAGCAGCTCGAGGATACCAAGCGTCTGGCCGATGAGGAGTCTCGCGAACGCGCTACTCTGCTCGGCAAGTTCCGCAACCTGGAGCACGACCTCGACAGCCTGCGTGAACAGGTTGAGGAGGAGGCTGAGGGCAAGGGAGACATCCAGCGCCAGCTCAGCAAGGCCAACGCCGAAGCCCAGCTGTGGCGTACCAAGTACGAGTCGGAGGGTGTTGCCCGCGCTGAGGAGCTTGAGGAAGCTAAGAGGAAGCTGCAGGCCCGCCTTGCCGAGGCTGAGGAGACCATTGAGTCGCTCAACCAGAAGTGCATTGCTCTGGAGAAGACCAAGCAGCGCCTGTCCACAGAAGTCGAGGATCTGCAGCTCGAGGTCGACCGTGCCACCTCGATCGCCAACTCTGCCGAGAAGAAGCAGAAGGCCTTCGACAAGATCATCGGAGAGTGGAAGCTCAAGGTCGACGATCTGGCTGCCGAGCTGGACGCTTCCCAGAAGGAATGCCGCAACTACTCGACCGAGCTGTTCCGTCTCAAGGGTGCCTACGAAGAGGGCCAGGAGCAGCTTGAGGCTGTCCGCCGTGAGAACAAGAACTTGGCTGATGAGGTCAAGGATCTGCTGGACCAGATCGGTGAGGGTGGCCGCAACATCCATGAGATTGAGAAGTCTCGCAAGCGCCTGGAGGCTGAGAAGGACGAGCTGCAGGCCGCCCTTGAGGAAGCCGAGGCTGCTCTGGAACAGGAGGAGAACAAGGTTCTGCGCGCTCAGCTTGAGCTGTCTCAGGTGCGCCAGGAAATTGACCGCCGCATCCAGGAGAAGGAAGAGGAATTCGAGAACACCCGCAAGAACCACCAGCGTGCCCTGGACTCCATGCAGGCCTCTCTCGAAGCCGAAGCCAAGGGTAAGGCTGAGGCCCTGCGCATGAAGAAGAAGCTGGAGGCTGACATCAACGAGCTTGAGATTGCTCTGGATCATGCCAACAAG GCTAACGCTGAGGCCCAGAAGAACATCAAGCGCTACCAGCAGCAGATGAAGGATGTCCAGAGCGCCCTGGAGGAAGAACAGCGTGCCCGTGACGATGCCCGCGAACAGCTGGGTATCTCTGAGCGTCGCGCCAACGCCCTGCAGAACGAACTGGAGGAGTCGCGTACTCTGCTGGAGCAGGCCGACCGTGGCCGTCGCCAGGCTGAACAGGAGCTGGGTGATGCTCACGAGCAGCTGAACGACGTTTCTGCCCAGAACGCTTCGATCGCCGCCGCCAAGAGGAAGCTGGAGTCTGAGCTGCAGACCCTGCACTCCGACCTGGATGAGCTGCTGAACGAAGCCAAGAACTCCGAGGAGAAGGCCAAGAAGGCTATGGTTGATGCCGCCCGCCTGGCCGATGAGCTCCGCGCTGAGCAGGACCACGCCCAGTCCCAGGAGAAGATGCGCAAGGCCCTTGAGCAGCAGATCAAGGAACTGCAGGTCCGTTTGGATGACGCCGAGACCAACGCTCTGAAGGGAGGCAAGAAGGCCATTCAGAAGCTGGAGCAGCGCGTCCGCGAGCTGGAAGCCGAGCTGGACAGCGAGCAGAGAAGACACACCGATGCCCAGAAGAACCTCCGCAAGTCCGAGCGTCGCATCAAGGAGTTGACCTTCCAGTCTGAGGAAGACCGCAAGAACCACGAACGCATGCAGGACCTCGTCGACAAGCTGCAGCAGAAGATCAAGACTTACAAGAGGCAGATTGAGGAAGCCGAGGAGATCGCCGCTCTGAATCTGGCCAAGTTCCGCAAGGCCCAGCAGGAGCTGGAGGAGGCTGAGGAGCGTGCCGACATTGCCGAGCAAACTGCCACCAAATTCCGCACCAAGGGAGGACGTGCCGGTTCCGTGCAGCGCGGTGCCAGCCCAGCA CCCCAGAGACAGTCGGCCATGCCATCTCTCGCCGCTCTTGGACTTCCCACATTCGACGACCATGCTTTCTAA